From the Selenomonas sp. oral taxon 920 genome, the window CTCACGGTTCAGCTGTGCAAGATGCTGCGTAAGCTTGATGCTCTTCGGACAGACGCGCTCGCAGTTCTGGCTGTTGCCGCAGCTTGTGATGCCGCCCTTCTCCATCAGCGCATTCAGGCGCTTCGGTGCGTCGAACTTCCCGAGCGGATGGAGGTTGAAGAGAAGCGTCTGCGCCGTCGGTGCGGGACCGATGAAGTCAGACTGCGGCCCGACATTCGGGCACGCCTCAAGGCAGCAGCCGCAGGTCATGCAGTGTGAGAGCTCATAGCACGTCTCTGCCGTATACGGATTCTGGATCGGGGCATCCTTGTTGTCCCATGTACCGTCCACCTCGACCCAGCCATGGATGCGCTTGAGGCTCTCAAACATGACCGAGCGGTCGATAAGAAGGTCGCGGATCACGGGGAACGTACGCGCCGGCTGGACGCGGATCGGCTGCGTGAGGTTGTCGACCAGTGCGCAGCATGCCTGCTGTGCGTGGCCATTGATGACCATCATGCACGCACCGCAGACCTTCTCAAGGCAGTTGCACTCCCAGACCGGAGGCGGAACGCGCTTGCCGTCCACCGTCACGGGGTTCTTCTGGATCTCCATGAGGGACGCAACGACGTTGAGACCGGGACGATAGTCGACCTCGAACTCCTGCGTATAGGGGTTCTCGTTCGGTCCATCCTGACGCTCGATGATAAAACGAACTTTTTTCTGTTCTGCCATGACTTCTATCCTCCCTTACTCCTTCTTGGCGACGGCGTAGTTACGCGCACGCGCCTTGATGAGCGAATGCTCGAAATCCATGTAGCTGACCTGAGGCTCCTCGGTCTTCGGATCGTAGTCCACGATGGAGGTCTTCATGAAACGCTCATCGTC encodes:
- the sdhB gene encoding succinate dehydrogenase iron-sulfur subunit, which codes for MAEQKKVRFIIERQDGPNENPYTQEFEVDYRPGLNVVASLMEIQKNPVTVDGKRVPPPVWECNCLEKVCGACMMVINGHAQQACCALVDNLTQPIRVQPARTFPVIRDLLIDRSVMFESLKRIHGWVEVDGTWDNKDAPIQNPYTAETCYELSHCMTCGCCLEACPNVGPQSDFIGPAPTAQTLLFNLHPLGKFDAPKRLNALMEKGGITSCGNSQNCERVCPKSIKLTQHLAQLNREVNKQALRNMFNH